The sequence below is a genomic window from Romeriopsis navalis LEGE 11480.
AGAAGTTTGTGGATGTCTCCAGTGACAAGCTCGATTATGTTGGCGCCTTCCTGGATGTGGCCGTGAAGTACTATACCCACACCGGAACCCAGACGCTGTCGCGACGTCTAATTGAACGGGCGATTGCCGAGATTTAGCTGGTGTTGTGGGTTTAATCGATCCCTGACCGAATTTTCTCTCGAAAAAGCCCGAAGTCTTCGGGCTTTTTCGTTGTTTTGGCCGAACTAGCCGTTGGATCAATCGCTCTTTAGGATCCCTCTACCCAGGCGGCCCTTGTCCTGATACTCTGAAGATTCTTAAACGTTGGGCGCAGTTTCAGCGCTGTTCTCCGCGATCCGATCGCTAGCTCGTTGTCAAGCTGGTACCTCAGGTGGTATTCAGTTGTGCTTAACGAAAGTTAAACTAACGATATACTAATGGGCAAAATGTTGGGCCAAAAAGCAATTGATATCACATCACTGGTAAGAGGAGTGTAGCGTGCGAGTTGTTCAGGAATACGTCCAGCGCTGGCAAGAAAGCGGTCTAGATCCAGATGAATATATTGTCCACGGACGCGATGGCAATATTGTTCACATTGAAGACGGTGATGGCAAGCGACGCGATGTCCTTACCTTCTGTACCAATGATGTGTTGGGCTTGACCCAGCATGACTCGGTGAAGCAAGCGGCGATCGACGCCATCATGCAGTACGGAACCTCTACAAGTTCCACTTCAGTGTTGAGTGGTCGGAATGACTTGCATCGCCAGTTGGAGCAAGAAGTCAGCAGTTTTAAGCATTTGGGCCACACCCAGCTATTTCTCAACGCTTGGATGGCGATTCAGGCCTTAATGGATGCCTTCTGTCATTTGGCGATCCCCGTGCCGGGGTTTGAGCATAAGCGTGAGACGCTGATCATGTCGGACGTGTTGAACCACGGCTGCATTATGACGGCCTTGGCGAATGCCACCACCCGATCGGGCAAAATGTTTGGCTATAGCCCCGAAGTGCGGGTCCGTCCTTATCGCCATTGTGACGTAGCGGATTTGGCCAAAAAGCTGAAGCGCTATGCCAAGCCGGGCGATCGAATTCTCGTTGTATCGGATGCCGTCTTCTCGATGGATGGTGATATTGCGCCATTGCCGGAGATGATTGAGGTGTTATCGCATTATCCAGATAGCACGCTAGTAATGGATGAAGCCCATGCGAGTGGGTCGATCGGCGCAACCGGCCGTGGTATTTATGAGCACTTTGGGATTAAGCCCCAAGATGCCCTCGATGTCGGCGTTAATCCCTTGATCATGACCACCTTCTCAAAGTTTGGGGCGTCTGTGGGTGCGGCGATTAGTAGCGCATCGCCAGAACTGATTCCGTTGTTGAATGTGTCGCCCACTTCGATCGGAACTTGCTCATTGGCACCGCCTTTGACCGCCGCCGCCTTACAGAGTGTGCGTGTGGTGAAGCAGCAGCCAGAATTGGTTGAGCGCTTGCAAGAGAGTACCCGCTATATGCGGGCTCAGCTCGCCGCCGCCGGTTTTGAGACGATCGGTGAAACGAACGTCGTGCCGATCCTGTTGCCGAGCGAGTTGAACCCGAAGGAGTTTGCCCGTCAGTTGATGGAAGACTGTGGGGTTTGGGCTTCGGCAATTTGGTTTATTGCTAAGCCCCGCATTCGCACAACAGTGAATGTGCTGCATACCCGCGAACAAATGGATACCTTAGTGGCGTCCATGGTGAAAGTCCGCGAACGGATGATGGCGGAAGCCAAGGAAACGATTAGCGCTTAAAGTCTGGCGTTGATTGAGATCGATCGCGTTCGTGAATTTAGGTGAATAAGTTGCTAGGCAGGTTTAGCTCAATTCGAGTTAGGCCTGCCTTTTTGATTCAGCGCATCTAGCATGGTGGGTGGACC
It includes:
- a CDS encoding aminotransferase class I/II-fold pyridoxal phosphate-dependent enzyme is translated as MRVVQEYVQRWQESGLDPDEYIVHGRDGNIVHIEDGDGKRRDVLTFCTNDVLGLTQHDSVKQAAIDAIMQYGTSTSSTSVLSGRNDLHRQLEQEVSSFKHLGHTQLFLNAWMAIQALMDAFCHLAIPVPGFEHKRETLIMSDVLNHGCIMTALANATTRSGKMFGYSPEVRVRPYRHCDVADLAKKLKRYAKPGDRILVVSDAVFSMDGDIAPLPEMIEVLSHYPDSTLVMDEAHASGSIGATGRGIYEHFGIKPQDALDVGVNPLIMTTFSKFGASVGAAISSASPELIPLLNVSPTSIGTCSLAPPLTAAALQSVRVVKQQPELVERLQESTRYMRAQLAAAGFETIGETNVVPILLPSELNPKEFARQLMEDCGVWASAIWFIAKPRIRTTVNVLHTREQMDTLVASMVKVRERMMAEAKETISA